Proteins co-encoded in one Spirosoma endbachense genomic window:
- a CDS encoding transketolase family protein, with product MRNEFSAAVERIARDDEKVVFITGDLGYNALENVVEALGPRFINAGVAEQNMIGVAAGMAYKGYKVFCYSIAPFAVYRCLEQFRNDVCLHNMPVFIVGNGGGYGYGIMGSTHHAIEDLACLSSLQNVNTYIPAFADEVAPMLDQIIAESRPAYLRLGAGPKTPDGAEKLGTFKHIVHSKASIGNVVALGPVAANVLTALQDELLVGQFDVYTATNLPLDLPSSLAHRWAGKPLLVVEEHVSIGGLAQQLSVKLLTDGAAPSHFVSLSAQGYPNGLYGDQKYHQQLSGLDPANIARQLASFTN from the coding sequence AGCCGCTGTCGAGCGTATTGCACGTGACGACGAAAAAGTGGTTTTTATTACCGGTGATTTGGGATATAATGCCCTCGAAAACGTTGTAGAAGCCTTAGGCCCCCGTTTCATCAACGCAGGTGTGGCTGAGCAAAATATGATCGGTGTGGCAGCCGGAATGGCTTACAAAGGCTATAAAGTGTTTTGTTATAGTATTGCCCCATTTGCCGTTTATCGGTGTCTGGAGCAATTTCGCAACGATGTTTGCCTGCACAACATGCCCGTTTTTATTGTCGGGAATGGGGGCGGTTATGGCTATGGCATTATGGGCAGCACCCACCACGCGATAGAAGATCTGGCGTGTCTGAGCAGTCTACAGAACGTAAATACATACATTCCAGCCTTCGCTGACGAGGTCGCTCCGATGCTTGACCAGATTATTGCGGAAAGCCGACCGGCCTATCTGCGTCTGGGTGCAGGTCCTAAAACCCCTGACGGAGCCGAAAAACTTGGCACCTTCAAACACATCGTTCATAGCAAAGCATCCATCGGAAATGTGGTTGCGCTGGGCCCGGTTGCTGCCAATGTGCTGACAGCCTTACAGGATGAGTTGCTGGTGGGTCAGTTTGATGTCTATACGGCAACCAACCTACCGCTCGATCTGCCTTCAAGCCTTGCGCATCGCTGGGCCGGGAAACCATTGCTGGTCGTTGAAGAACATGTGTCCATTGGCGGACTGGCCCAACAGCTTTCGGTTAAATTACTGACCGACGGAGCAGCACCAAGCCATTTTGTAAGTCTGTCGGCCCAGGGCTATCCGAACGGACTTTATGGGGATCAAAAATACCATCAGCAATTGTCGGGCCTTGATCCAGCCAATATTGCCCGGCAGTTGGCTTCGTTTACGAATTAA
- a CDS encoding glycosyltransferase family 2 protein, with product MSILLSIVMPAYNEEEVIEVVVKQWTDLLTRQFPTENTRLIVINDGSRDNTGAILDQIKSKYPKLMVVHQPNGGHGNAVVNGYRQAVALDSEYIFQTDSDDQFVTDDFVKLWAKRSESPFILGYREERFDAFARLIITRILRLSIAFIYGTYIMDSNIPFRLIRGNFLKKLLAQLPTPTPFAPNIFLAVMAKKAGFNTFDIPITHKERQTGTVSILKWKLLKVCIQSFKELAKFRLELGGKVKALKKPEPVAA from the coding sequence ATGAGCATACTGCTGTCAATTGTAATGCCCGCTTACAACGAAGAAGAAGTGATTGAGGTCGTTGTCAAGCAATGGACTGATTTACTGACCCGTCAGTTTCCAACCGAAAACACCAGGTTAATCGTTATTAACGATGGCTCGCGTGATAATACCGGCGCAATTCTGGATCAGATCAAGAGTAAGTACCCTAAATTAATGGTTGTTCATCAGCCGAATGGAGGCCACGGCAACGCCGTTGTGAATGGCTACCGGCAAGCTGTTGCGCTGGATTCTGAATACATATTTCAGACGGACAGTGATGACCAGTTCGTTACCGACGATTTCGTAAAACTCTGGGCGAAACGCAGTGAATCACCATTTATTCTGGGGTATCGCGAAGAACGGTTCGATGCATTTGCCCGGTTGATTATTACCCGTATTTTGCGGCTAAGTATAGCGTTCATCTACGGAACCTATATCATGGACAGCAATATTCCGTTCCGTCTCATTCGGGGTAATTTCCTGAAAAAACTGCTGGCTCAGCTACCAACACCAACGCCATTTGCCCCGAATATTTTTCTGGCTGTGATGGCAAAAAAAGCAGGATTCAACACGTTTGATATTCCGATCACGCACAAAGAACGCCAAACCGGCACGGTATCCATCCTGAAATGGAAGCTATTGAAGGTCTGTATTCAGAGCTTCAAAGAACTGGCTAAATTCCGCCTTGAACTGGGTGGAAAAGTCAAAGCACTCAAAAAGCCAGAACCAGTTGCCGCCTAG
- the bshB1 gene encoding bacillithiol biosynthesis deacetylase BshB1: MKVDVLAIAAHPDDIEMTCGGTILSLVAQGKTVAGVDLTRGELGTRGTPEIRLKESEEGARIMNLVARENMGFRDAFFRNDEAHQMALIPIIRHYQPDIILTNTIDDRHPDHGRAAQLVVDACFYAGLRQIKTVGKDGQPQQAHRPSFIYHFIQDRSLKPDFVVDVSPYWEGKLAAIRAYKSQFFDPTSSEPQSYISGEAFMKFLESRTREHGHMIGVEFGEGFISKRMLGVKDLFQLI; this comes from the coding sequence ATGAAAGTAGATGTATTGGCCATTGCGGCTCATCCTGACGATATCGAAATGACTTGCGGGGGTACTATCCTGTCGCTGGTGGCACAAGGTAAAACGGTTGCTGGTGTCGATCTGACCCGTGGCGAACTTGGCACCAGAGGAACGCCCGAAATTCGGTTGAAGGAATCGGAGGAGGGAGCTCGAATTATGAATTTAGTCGCCCGCGAGAATATGGGTTTCCGCGATGCCTTTTTTCGGAACGATGAAGCGCATCAGATGGCTCTGATTCCAATCATTCGTCATTATCAACCCGATATTATCCTCACAAATACCATCGACGATCGCCATCCTGATCATGGCCGGGCCGCTCAACTGGTGGTCGATGCCTGTTTTTATGCTGGTTTACGGCAAATTAAAACCGTTGGAAAAGATGGGCAACCACAGCAGGCACACCGGCCTTCGTTTATTTACCACTTTATTCAGGACCGTTCGCTTAAGCCCGATTTTGTGGTCGATGTAAGCCCTTACTGGGAAGGGAAGCTTGCGGCCATTCGGGCTTATAAAAGTCAATTTTTTGACCCAACCAGTAGCGAACCTCAGAGTTACATTTCGGGTGAAGCGTTCATGAAATTTCTCGAATCCCGCACGCGCGAACATGGGCACATGATTGGCGTCGAATTTGGCGAGGGCTTCATCAGTAAGCGAATGCTGGGTGTGAAGGATCTATTTCAGTTAATCTAG
- a CDS encoding acyltransferase family protein — protein sequence MQTNAPMTATAARPALNHLRQLDGVRFLAVALVLFDHWMAGRIELPLGALGVTIFFVLSGFLITRILLSSKDKLKDKPNGGLGKYLKIFYIRRTIRIFPIYYLVLFVLYAVNEPPVRQTFGWLALYATNLYMAYYSVWMGTVDHLWSLAVEEQFYLFFPLLLFFVPRRWVPLTAALMIVGAVAMRYVLYRARLPWFIGYVTMPSCLDSFGLGTIMAFWWLYQRERFQQVFQNSAWIWISILLFATVVIYTKILPAIPDPQGWSGHHNIMSDVWERLAASLIGFFLIGRAVLGFGGPMKWLLENPVSQYMGKISYGLYLYHNFVFNVYHTRPTHFTMRAWRRITDILPFLNSSYFFPFCFYLSLTLLIATLSWYLVERPINNLKDRFSY from the coding sequence ATGCAAACAAATGCGCCAATGACCGCTACTGCTGCCCGACCGGCTCTAAATCACCTTCGACAATTAGATGGTGTGCGGTTTCTGGCTGTCGCACTGGTACTGTTCGACCACTGGATGGCCGGGCGCATCGAGTTGCCGCTCGGCGCTTTGGGCGTCACTATTTTCTTTGTGTTGAGTGGTTTCCTGATTACACGTATTCTACTGTCGAGCAAGGATAAACTGAAAGATAAACCGAACGGCGGTTTAGGTAAATACCTCAAAATCTTTTACATCCGCCGAACAATACGCATTTTCCCAATTTACTACCTGGTCCTGTTCGTGCTCTATGCGGTCAATGAGCCACCCGTTCGCCAGACGTTTGGCTGGTTGGCTCTGTATGCAACGAACCTGTATATGGCCTATTATTCGGTATGGATGGGCACTGTCGATCACCTGTGGTCATTGGCGGTGGAGGAGCAGTTCTATTTGTTTTTCCCCCTGCTGCTTTTTTTCGTCCCGCGCCGATGGGTTCCGTTAACAGCTGCGCTTATGATTGTAGGGGCAGTTGCCATGCGTTACGTGCTCTATCGGGCTCGGCTACCGTGGTTTATTGGCTATGTAACTATGCCTTCCTGTCTGGATTCGTTCGGATTGGGTACAATTATGGCCTTCTGGTGGCTTTATCAGCGTGAGCGATTCCAGCAGGTCTTTCAGAATTCGGCCTGGATCTGGATTAGTATTCTGTTGTTTGCAACGGTGGTCATTTATACGAAAATCTTACCAGCCATTCCTGACCCACAGGGATGGAGCGGACACCATAATATCATGTCCGACGTATGGGAACGACTGGCGGCCTCACTCATTGGCTTTTTCCTGATTGGTCGGGCGGTGCTGGGCTTCGGCGGACCAATGAAGTGGCTGCTCGAAAATCCGGTGAGTCAGTACATGGGTAAAATCAGTTATGGGCTTTATCTATACCATAACTTCGTGTTTAACGTCTATCATACTCGGCCAACTCACTTCACCATGCGAGCCTGGCGACGTATTACGGACATTTTACCGTTTTTAAATAGCTCTTATTTTTTCCCGTTTTGCTTCTACCTATCACTAACGCTCCTGATCGCAACCCTGTCGTGGTATTTGGTTGAGAGACCGATCAATAATTTGAAGGATCGGTTTTCGTATTGA
- a CDS encoding tetratricopeptide repeat-containing sensor histidine kinase, whose protein sequence is MLVLSELCLQYRLSKPDSAFWYGQKALHLARQINYLKGEANALGSIGFVMREVGNLPNALRVEFKAIQIAEGSGDVYEIARSMNIVGNIYLDLKDFPNALKYYHLARQKHTAIHHEPGLAITQSNIGSTYEQMNKLDSAWYYERQGYQKMLRLNLVNNMPYALRILGNIQAKRGNPSLAMHYYRQSQAIAQKEYNLRNIAFANTAIAKLYQKINQPDSCVFYAKKSLLESEKGSFIRGILMASSILAEVYETRNTTEALRYYKLAAITRDKLYGAEKLQSLQSITFDEQERQRDLEAAQLAYQQQVRQYILLISLLILLLIALILWRINLQKQKANALLFQQKLKIGQQSDQLTLMMQELHHRVKNNFAIVTSLLKLQSVRLEDEKAIQAMLAGQQRVEAMSLIHQRLYQSDQVTTVNMDEYMTDLARGLMGAYGYNLSNFDLYLNIEYKTLDVDIAMPLGLIANELLTNAFKHAYSTNKEPMLRISLFNGNGLTLEVQDNGPGLDMTSWKKRSNKSSFGKQLIVSLCDQLEAHLEVIQDNGTLFRINIPKLYMSNMRTVLSQQALPS, encoded by the coding sequence GTGTTGGTATTATCTGAATTGTGTTTACAATATCGCCTGTCAAAGCCTGATTCAGCGTTTTGGTATGGCCAGAAAGCACTTCATCTGGCCCGGCAGATCAATTATTTAAAAGGTGAGGCTAACGCTTTAGGAAGTATTGGCTTCGTTATGCGCGAAGTCGGAAATCTGCCCAATGCACTACGAGTAGAATTCAAGGCCATCCAAATCGCTGAAGGTAGTGGTGATGTCTATGAAATTGCCCGCAGCATGAACATCGTTGGGAACATTTACCTGGATCTGAAAGATTTTCCCAACGCGCTCAAGTATTATCATCTCGCCCGTCAAAAACATACGGCTATTCATCACGAACCAGGCCTGGCCATTACCCAATCGAATATTGGCAGTACTTATGAGCAGATGAATAAACTCGATTCAGCCTGGTATTATGAACGGCAAGGCTATCAAAAAATGCTTCGGCTAAATCTGGTCAATAACATGCCCTATGCTCTGCGAATTCTGGGTAATATTCAGGCCAAACGAGGCAATCCAAGCCTGGCGATGCATTATTATCGGCAGAGTCAGGCGATAGCGCAAAAGGAGTATAATCTTCGCAATATCGCGTTCGCGAATACGGCCATTGCCAAGCTGTATCAGAAAATAAATCAGCCCGATTCCTGCGTTTTTTACGCAAAAAAAAGTCTTCTTGAGAGCGAGAAAGGATCATTCATACGAGGAATTTTAATGGCCAGCAGTATCCTCGCAGAGGTCTACGAAACCAGGAATACGACCGAAGCACTCCGGTACTATAAACTGGCAGCGATAACGAGGGATAAGCTTTATGGTGCCGAAAAATTACAGTCTCTTCAAAGTATAACGTTTGATGAGCAGGAGCGACAGCGCGACCTGGAAGCGGCCCAACTGGCTTATCAGCAACAGGTTAGGCAATATATTCTACTAATTAGCCTGCTCATACTGCTGCTTATTGCGCTCATTCTCTGGCGCATCAATCTGCAAAAACAGAAAGCAAATGCATTGCTGTTTCAGCAAAAATTAAAAATCGGTCAGCAGTCAGATCAGTTGACGCTGATGATGCAGGAACTGCATCACCGGGTAAAAAACAACTTTGCCATTGTAACAAGTTTACTCAAACTACAGTCGGTTCGACTGGAAGATGAAAAAGCGATTCAGGCGATGCTAGCTGGTCAGCAACGGGTAGAAGCAATGTCGCTCATTCACCAGCGCCTTTACCAGAGCGATCAGGTTACTACAGTCAATATGGACGAATATATGACTGATCTGGCCAGAGGGCTCATGGGCGCTTATGGCTACAATCTGTCCAATTTCGATCTTTATCTCAACATCGAGTACAAAACGCTGGATGTTGACATAGCCATGCCGCTTGGCCTGATTGCCAATGAGTTGCTAACGAACGCATTCAAGCATGCCTATTCGACCAACAAAGAACCCATGCTCCGCATTAGTCTGTTCAATGGCAATGGGCTTACCCTGGAAGTACAGGACAATGGCCCTGGCCTGGACATGACCTCCTGGAAAAAGCGCAGTAACAAATCCTCCTTTGGCAAGCAGTTAATTGTTTCGCTCTGTGATCAGTTAGAGGCTCATCTGGAAGTGATCCAGGATAATGGTACGTTGTTCCGCATCAACATTCCCAAACTGTATATGAGCAACATGCGTACCGTTCTTTCCCAGCAGGCTTTGCCTTCCTGA
- a CDS encoding protoporphyrinogen/coproporphyrinogen oxidase, translated as MNYKYVIIGSGPTGLGAAYRLKELGITDFIILEKENRIGGLSKSFVDEKGFTWDVGGHVQFSHYKYFDDLMLKALGEDGWLSHQRESWVWIENRFVPYPFQNNIKYLSPETMWKCLEGIIHNYKFPTNQKPANFREWILATFGSGLAETFMFPYNFKVWAYPPEDMNAVWVGERVAVTDLQRVTKNIIFNQDDFSWGPNSTFKFPKHGGTGGIWEAVGDLLGREYVKLNTTVEKVIGPEKKIILASGEEIQYEYLLNTMPLDLFTQRVEGLDSDTIQTAQGLKHSSTNVVGIGLKGKPKESLKTMCWMYFPEYNSPYYRVTVFSNYSPNNVPDITQNWSLMTETSESAAKPVNRETLVNDTIRALLEDQLIESADDVISTFHMAFDYGYPTPSVERDGILKAVLPKLEPFGIYSRGRFGAWKYEVSNQDHSLMQGVEWANRVAANVPEVTMPFPETANAMWGK; from the coding sequence ATGAACTATAAATATGTCATTATTGGCTCAGGGCCAACGGGTCTCGGAGCTGCCTATCGCCTGAAAGAGTTAGGTATTACCGACTTCATCATTTTAGAAAAAGAGAACCGGATTGGCGGGTTGTCGAAAAGTTTTGTCGATGAGAAAGGGTTTACGTGGGACGTAGGTGGTCACGTACAGTTTTCTCACTACAAATACTTCGATGATCTGATGCTGAAGGCACTGGGCGAAGATGGCTGGCTGAGTCATCAGCGGGAATCCTGGGTCTGGATCGAAAATCGCTTCGTTCCGTATCCGTTCCAGAATAATATTAAATACCTTTCTCCCGAAACCATGTGGAAATGCCTCGAAGGCATTATTCACAATTATAAGTTTCCAACCAACCAAAAGCCGGCCAATTTCCGTGAATGGATTCTGGCAACCTTTGGGTCCGGTCTGGCCGAAACATTCATGTTTCCCTATAACTTCAAAGTCTGGGCGTATCCGCCGGAAGACATGAACGCGGTTTGGGTAGGCGAACGGGTAGCTGTAACGGATTTGCAACGCGTCACGAAAAATATCATTTTCAATCAGGATGATTTTTCGTGGGGGCCGAACAGTACGTTCAAATTTCCGAAACACGGTGGAACAGGTGGCATTTGGGAAGCTGTCGGTGATCTCCTGGGCCGTGAATACGTGAAACTGAACACAACGGTCGAAAAAGTTATTGGACCCGAGAAAAAAATCATTCTGGCCAGCGGAGAAGAAATTCAGTACGAATACCTGCTGAATACGATGCCCCTTGATCTCTTTACACAACGGGTTGAAGGGCTGGATTCTGATACCATACAAACGGCCCAGGGTCTCAAGCATTCGTCGACCAACGTAGTGGGCATTGGTTTGAAAGGGAAGCCAAAAGAAAGCCTGAAAACAATGTGCTGGATGTATTTTCCTGAATACAACAGCCCCTACTACCGCGTAACGGTGTTTTCAAATTATAGCCCCAACAACGTTCCAGACATCACCCAGAACTGGTCGTTGATGACTGAAACCAGTGAATCGGCGGCCAAACCCGTTAACCGTGAGACCCTGGTCAACGATACGATTCGGGCCTTACTGGAAGATCAGCTCATTGAATCGGCCGACGATGTGATTTCGACATTCCACATGGCGTTTGATTATGGCTATCCGACACCGTCCGTTGAACGGGATGGCATTCTGAAAGCTGTTTTGCCAAAACTGGAGCCATTCGGGATCTATTCAAGGGGTCGATTCGGCGCCTGGAAATACGAAGTCAGTAATCAGGATCATTCCCTGATGCAGGGTGTTGAATGGGCCAATCGTGTGGCGGCTAATGTGCCTGAAGTAACGATGCCTTTCCCCGAAACAGCAAACGCAATGTGGGGTAAATAG